The DNA window GTTGCCGAGCGTCGCGCCCACCACCTCGCCCCGGGACGTGACGATCAGCACGAGCTCCGGTTCCGGGTTGTTCCAGGAGGAGAAGGCCGGGATGCCGATGCCCGCGCCGAGGCCAACGGAGGACAGCACCGGAGCTTTGGTGAACACCTCGGGGTCCGGCCCGATGCCCACCTCCAGGTACTGCGACCACAGCCCCTCCGCGATCAGCACGCGCTTGGCCTCGGCAGCCTCCGCGGACCCCGGACGGACCGCGGCGATGCTTCCGCCGAGGGCCGTGCCCACCAGCTCGCGCATCTCCGCGGCCCGCCCGGCATCACCGGCGCAACGCTCCTCGATGACGCGCTCGATCATGCTGTCCACGAACGTCACGCCGCAGGCCTTGACGACCTGCAGGTCAACGGGCGCCAGGAGATGCGGGCGGGTGGCGTCGCCTGCCAGCGAGGCGCTGACGACGTCGGCCGTCGCCCACCGCGGTACCGCCAGGTCCGGGTCCAGCAGCGCAGCGCGGACTGCGGCAGCGGGGCTGGGCAGCTCGAGCAGTTCCGAAACGGTGCCGGCCACGCGGTGCAGGTCAAAGACCTCCGTGCCGCTGACCGCGACCACCCGGGGGCCGCCGGTCTCGACGTCCCAGACCCGGCCTACGAGCAGGGCCTGCCACGCATCCTCCGGAAGGACCGACGCCGCCAGGTCCGTCATGCCGCTCACAGCTCACCCTCCCGGTTGAAGGCATCCTGCTGGCGAGCCGCCGACGGCCGGTGCCAGACGCCGTCGACCCTTTGCGGAACCTTCCATGGATTGCCGTCCCGGAGCGGTTCCGGCAGGCGGGCGGCGGGGAAAGACTGGTACGCCACCGGGCGCAGGAAGCGGCGGATGGCGGCCGTTCCCACGGACGTGGTGGCCGACGTCGTGGCCGGGTAGGGGCCGCCGTGGTGCTGGGCGTAGCTGACCGTGACGCCGGTGGGCCAGCCGTTCCAGAGGACCCGGCCGCTGATCTCGGTCAGGCGGGCGGCGAGTTCGGCCACGTCGTCGTCTTCTTCGGCCTGCAGCGTGGTGGTCAGCTGGCCCTCGAGGAGTGCGGCGAGCCCGGCGAGTTCGGACTCGTCCCCGTACTCGACCACGAGGCTGGCCGGG is part of the Arthrobacter sp. KBS0703 genome and encodes:
- a CDS encoding fumarylacetoacetate hydrolase family protein, producing MTDLAASVLPEDAWQALLVGRVWDVETGGPRVVAVSGTEVFDLHRVAGTVSELLELPSPAAAVRAALLDPDLAVPRWATADVVSASLAGDATRPHLLAPVDLQVVKACGVTFVDSMIERVIEERCAGDAGRAAEMRELVGTALGGSIAAVRPGSAEAAEAKRVLIAEGLWSQYLEVGIGPDPEVFTKAPVLSSVGLGAGIGIPAFSSWNNPEPELVLIVTSRGEVVGATLGNDVNLRDVEGRSALLLGKAKDNNASSALGPLIRLFDGAFTLDTLREEEILLGVEGADGYRLEGRNTVARISRPFEELVAATHGRHHQYPDGFALFTGTLFAPTQDRDEPGQGFTHKHGDVVTIRSRHLGALVNTVGASEELPEWTFGLRQLFGYLEAQRLQPAGSAGQG